A single window of Salmo salar chromosome ssa21, Ssal_v3.1, whole genome shotgun sequence DNA harbors:
- the LOC106582509 gene encoding tubulin alpha chain codes for MRECISVHVGQAGVQMGNTCWELYCLEHGIQPDGQMPSDKPTGNLDDSFTTFFSATGTGKYVPRAIFVDLEPTVIDEVRTGTYRQLFHPEQLISGKEDAANNYARGHYTIGKEIIDSVLDRIRKLADQCTGLQGFLVFHSFGGGTGSGFTSLLMERLSVDFGKKSKLEFAIYPAPQVSTAVVEPYNSILTTHTTLEHSDCAFMVDNEAIYDICRRNLDIERPSYTNLNRLISQIVSSITASLRFDGALNVDLTEFQTNLVPYPRIHFPLATYAPVISAEKAYHEQLSVAEITNACFEPANQMVKCDPRHGKYMACCLLYRGDVVPKDVNVAIAAIKTKRSIQFVDWCPTGFKVGINYQPPTVVPGGDLAKVQRAVCMLSNTTAIAEAWARLDHKFDLMYAKRAFVHWYVGEGMEEGEFSEAREDMAALEKDYEEVGIDSFEEEEEGEEY; via the exons ATG CGTGAGTGTATCTCTGTTCACGTGGGCCAGGCTGGAGTCCAGATGGGTAACACCTGTTGGGAGCTGTACTGCCTGGAGCATGGGATCCAGCCAGATGGACAGATGCCCAGTGACAAGCCCACAGGTAACCTCGACGACTCCTTCACCACCTTCTTCAGCGCCACGGGCACCGGGAAGTACGTGCCACGCGCCATCTTCGTCGACCTGGAACCCACCGTTATCG ATGAGGTGAGGACAGGTACCTATCGCCAGCTGTTCCACCCTGAGCAGCTCATCTCAGGCAAGGAGGATGCTGCCAACAACTACGCCCGCGGTCACTACACCATCGGCAAGGAGATCATTGACTCCGTCCTGGACAGAATCCGTAAACTG GCTGACCAGTGCACTGGGCTTCAGGGATTCTTGGTCTTCCACAGCTTCGGAGGAGGCACTGGCTCTGGTTTCACCTCCCTGCTGATGGAACGTCTGTCTGTCGACTTCGGCAAGAAGTCTAAGCTTGAATTTGCCATCTATCCAGCTCCCCAGGTGTCCACAGCTGTAGTGGAGCCCTACAACTCCATCCTGACCACTCacaccaccctggaacactctgaCTGTGCCTTCATGGTGGACAATGAGGCTATCTATGACATCTGCCGTAGGAACCTTGACATTGAGCGTCCCTCATACACCAACCTCAACAGGCTGATCAGTCAGATCGTCTCCTCCATCACAGCCTCCCTGCGTTTCGATGGAGCCCTGAATGTtgatctgacagagttccagaccaACTTGGTGCCCTACCCCCGTATCCACTTCCCTCTGGCCACCTATGCCCCAGTCATCTCCGCTGAGAAGGCCTATCACGAGCAGCTGTCAGTGGCTGAGATCACCAATGCCTGCTTCGAACCGGCCAATCAGATGGTGAAATGTGACCCTCGTCACGGCAAATACATGGCCTGCTGTCTCCTGTACCGTGGCGACGTTGTTCCCAAGGATGTCAATGTGGCAATAGCTGCCATCAAAACCAAGAGGAGTATCCAGTTTGTGGACTGGTGTCCCACTGGCTTCAAGGTGGGTATCAACTACCAGCCCCCTACGGTGGTTCCTGGAGGAGACCTGGCCAAGGTCCAGAGGGCTGTGTGCATGCTGAGTAACACCACAGCCATCGCTGAGGCCTGGGCTCGTCTGGACCACAAGTTTGACCTGATGTATGCCAAGAGAGCCTTCGTGCACTGGTACGTTGGTGAGGGCATGGAGGAGGGAGAGTTCTCTGAGGCCAGAGAAGACATGGCAGCCCTGGAGAAGGATTATGAAGAGGTGGGCATCGACTCGtttgaggaggaagaagaaggagaagagtaTTAA